Part of the Poecilia reticulata strain Guanapo linkage group LG2, Guppy_female_1.0+MT, whole genome shotgun sequence genome is shown below.
AGGAAcaactttagttttttaaactttgtactaaaaatcaaaagttttaGTTGCCAAACTGAgtggagaaaatatttacaaacatttacagGATAAGCAGTGAGTCATTACATACAAGAGAGCAACTCTGAACATGAAATGTTTAGTAAAACATGATTCTTTGAACCAATTATTACTTYgcacacaaaatgcaaaataattgaCAGATAACAGGGTAAAAAGcctcaaaatgtaatttattgccataaaaatagaaagtaaCATATCACTAAACAACATTTTAGTCAAATGTGAAAGCACGATGTGtgaaattaatcagattaaataaaaatgtaatgaccTACTTCAAAATTGCAGCctttataaacacaaacaagGCATAAGTCaaataatatctgaaaataaaccacaaacaaATATGTCTAAATATATATGGTAGATGTGGCCTTTTCCTGGTGCTGCCTATGATACAGATGTAACATATTTTGGAATGAAAATAATCCTGAAATCTCTGTAAAATACCTGCCTGGTTTCTCAGTGCAACAGATCTCTCCTTCTCAGCATTTTGTAGCCTCTCCTTCCCTGAGAAAACCATMATCACTACTGCTGGTCTCTGGTTTGATATCTCCTCCRTGACTCGTAGCTCTTTCTGTTGTGACAATAAACATTTCTTCTGAATATGGAAAGCAACAGTGAGCACAACCCTCTGTTGTGAGGGTTSTCCACAGACCAGCMAGAAAGATGCTGAATGGattccaaaaatattcttaaRTAATTacaaaaaagtccaaaaataaatcaaaaattatGAATTGGGCCCAAAGGGTCAGCATAGCAAACTACAACTCAGGTAGCAACACAAAGAACTCGAGCACAAAAGTGAAYAAACAAGATATGAGAGGAACTTARATAGTGGCTGATCAGAGCAGTGCTGACACACAAAGGGGTCATTTAACATACAAGAACTTAAACAAAAGAARAAACACTAaagaaatggtcaaattaaactaaagaaaaccaGGTTTCCTCGTCYCCTGGCAAACAAATGGAACGACCCGCTGAGGAGGTTTGCCAGCCTCATAAGGACGTCGATTAGCTGCAGATCTTCTGAGKgactccagcagcagctccacaggAAACTGGTAACTCRGAACAtgaagaaattaatttgttgcCTTTAACCAAAATATGAAGAACTGACAGATAAAGTTAACTAAATGCACTGCAAATAATTAACTAAAGAGTCAGgctaatgaaaataattgtaaaaatacaaaatctaaaCTGTTCACTAATCAATATTTAAACTAATGTTAAGGatgaacagaaaacaattaCCATTCAGATCTAGGGACAATTYTGAAAGTGTGCATCCATGAAGAAAAGCTGACATACAGAATAATCATTTGCAGGCTAATAAACTTTAATCCATCTCTAGTGGACGTGTCTGTCTCAGATTTTGTCTTCATGTCTTTCcatagaaatgttttcaacttGGCTCGGACTTGTCATGCTCCTCCATATTCAGGTGTTTCTTGTCTCTGAAACTGGTGATCTGTATTTTCATTTTCGAGACAATCTGCTGTCAggtaagtttattttaaaaccatatttaatGTGCAATAACAGTTGCTAGCATGCAGAGTTTGCAGTGTGTTTATGATGAGGAGACACTGCACATCAACCTGAATGTGGCTGAAAGAAACAATATGGTCAAGTAGAAGACGCTGATAAATATTTGTcaatcaaaaacaatacatatctaaaatatgtgGCATGTATTAGCATTCACTGACTTTGAATCAGTATTTTGTAGAATCATCTTTCACTGAAATTACACCTTTAACTCTTTTGGATATTTGCAATTGATTAACTATTTCCCAGAACAGAAATTTCCAAATCTTGTCACTGAAACGAAAGCaggtttagatttaaatttgGATGATTTATTATAATAtgtgaatatgctttgatctaagtTATCCCATTGTAGCTTTGACTTGAAATTTGTTGGTGTAAAGTGTCTGACCTTGTAATACATTTGGACatgaattgtatttttaaaagttattttccttGTGACAAACATTGTTGTAAATAGTGTGTgaataaattgaatttaatttagttcTTCAAACGCTAATACTTGGACCAAATGTTGTGTTCTATTCATAGAAATACTGACTTTATATActgactttataattttttttccacttaaacCTTTTGAAGGCACTTCATRAAAAAAATAGATCCCTGAAAAAACATGTTCTCATTGACATTATAAATATTACTARAGACTTTCACAATGTTGRAAGGCATCATAATTCATACTGTTGAGGAAACTTTGACTTgtgtaataataattatgaaaatattatttcttcAGAAAAATATAAGAGGTACTGGTTATGTATGTCTGATMCCAACCTGATCTCCATGTTTTTCCATAGATTTGTCAGATAAGSTCAGAATTTCCCTGGATTTGCTGATCATGCTGGTTTTGTTCTCTGTGTATGGAGGCCTCTTATTTTATTTCCGAGACAATCTGATGTCAGGTGAGTTTCTTCTAAACAATGTCRACACAAATATCTAACATGCTGAGATTTTCACTGTAACTTTTATGATGTTGACCTGATCAGWTAGTGAACCATTGCGCTGATACAGGAAGGTGGAGGATGCACTGCATCTCCGTGGCTTATAGTCCTTTTATGATTATAGGCTGAGTTTTCATGTCAGGACTGTTTACAGttaaaatttactttcatttgaTGGATGAAATGAGATTCAAGCAAAttggtttttttgcatttctatttATGTGGCCATCTTGATTCTAGAGGCCAAATAAATAGGATGAACTGGGTTTGGCCCTAGaaccttgagtttgacacatttgaattaaatctaaatacataaatatataaagacaTATATATACCTAAagggactatgtttctcagCTAACATGGAAATGTGGTATTCAGTAATTCATCTGCACACCATTTACCTGGTTATAGTGATGTTAACCTGGCTgagtcattttgtttgtaagccttagaagaaaaataaatctatgaTATGCTGCCAAACTTGACCATCAAATAAAAcgtcaaaaatatttacttttaactGTATCTaactaatatttgtttttctttttcctttgtaTAGAAATTCCAACTTGGGCCAGAAtttttctggttctgtggaTTCTCCTGGTTTTTAGTGTTCATGTGggtcttttattcttttttcggCAAAATTTCATGTTAGGTAAGTGAATTTTTACAACCATGTCAATGGTACAACATAAAATGCTTCCAAGAGAGCATTTAAATTGTAAGttaaatcatatatatatatatatagagagagagagagagaaagagagagagaggtttaAAAATTCCCTTTATTTTACATTCCTTATGTCaaacaacagacaaaaaaacaaatcataaaaacaaactcaaacaaaagaaaaaactaaagaaccCTCATCCAATGTACACAGAACATTGTTAATTCCCCATTTGTTTACAAATCCANNNNNNNNNNNNNNNGACTTCTCTGTATCTGGTGCTGTTATTAAAGTGCTGCAGTTAAATACCTGGGCCTTCATGTAACTGATGATCTGACTGATGACATGGATCTACTAATTATGASTCTCTGAgttaaacaaaatcaataaaRTTTGGTTAAGAAGTGGTTTTCTCCTGGAATATTACTRATATGATAATGTGCAGCTcacctgttgctgtttttgttttgttattacaGTCTACAGGGTGGAGGTGGATTCAGGAGTGGAATCTGTTCTGTTgccatttaaaacttcaatgcGTCTTCCTAAAGAAGTCCAGGTAACATGGACAAACAACTCTGGCAGAATCATCCACAAGGCTCAGGGGAGCTCATGTGGTTTCCTAAGGCTGGAAGAACAAGACTGTCAGTATGCAGACAGAACAGAGATGGAGAAAACCTTTACAGTMGGAGACGTCAGTTTGATACTGAAGAATCccacagacagagacacagacaccTACACCTGCACCGTCTCTAAGAAATCTGGAAAAATCCTGGTCAAGAAAAAAGTTCTGCTCAACGTCAGAGGTCAGAACAATAGATAAAATGTGGCCTATGTcacattttacatcataaatGACTTTATATGAACCttcttctttaataaaactgggggagttgtttttattctgatcaTTCATTTACTGAGAGGTGCAGTAAATCCTGGCCGGGTCACCAGCCCCAGTACCAGTTTAGACtgtgtaaattaaatttta
Proteins encoded:
- the LOC103461827 gene encoding uncharacterized protein LOC103461827, whose protein sequence is MFSTWLGLVMLLHIQVFLVSETGDLYFHFRDNLLSDLSDKXRISLDLLIMLVLFSVYGGLLFYFRDNLMSEIPTWARIFLVLWILLVFSVHVGLLFFFRQNFMLVYRVEVDSGVESVLLPFKTSMRLPKEVQVTWTNNSGRIIHKAQGSSCGFLRLEEQDCQYADRTEMEKTFTVGDVSLILKNPTDRDTDTYTCTVSKKSGKILVKKKVLLNVRAGSDSLIISIDFGSGFSGYSFNVKPRQEGGETXIKRWRNGLGLDTPKTPTCILFDEHEEFIKFGYEAKTAFNNMRGEEAXKHYFFENFIIAIQGKVSTS